GCTAGGCCTATCGGCGCGCAACTACGGCCGCGTGGTCTACGAGGCGCTGCGCGGCGGGCTCGACTTCGTGAAGGACGACGAGAACATCAACTCGCAGCCCTTCATGCGCTGGCGCGACCGGTTCCTGTTCTGCATGGAGGCGGTGAACAAGGCCGCAGCCGCCACCGGCGAGATCAAAGGCCACTACCTGAACGTCACCGCCGGCACCATGGAAGAGATGTACGAGCGCGCCGAGTTCGCCAAAGAGCTGGGCAGCGTGATCATCATGATCGACCTGACGATCGGCTACACCGCCATCCAGTCGATGGCCAAGTGGGCGCGCAAGAACGGGCTGATCCTGCACCTGCACCGCGCCGGCCACAGCACCTACACCCGCCAGAAAACCCACGGTGTCAACTTCCGGGTGATCAGTAAGTGGATGCGTATGGCTGGCGTCGACCACATCCACGCCGGTACGGTGGTGGGCAAGCTCGAAGGCGACCCGAACGCCATCCAGGGCTACTACGCCACGCTGCGCGAGAACAAGCTGGCGGCGAACCCGGTGCAGGGGCTGTACTTCGAGCAAGACTGGGCCTCGATGCCGGGCGTGATGCCGGTGGCCTCGGGCGGCATTCATGCCGGCCAGATGCACCAGCTGCTGCACCTGCTGGGCGAAGACTGTGTGCTCCAGTTCGGTGGCGGCACGATCGGCCACCCCGACGGCATTGCCGAAGGCGCCACCGCCAACCGCGTGGCCGTCGAGGCCATGATCCAGGCACGTAACGAGGGCCGCGACTACCTGAACGAAGGCCCCGAGATCCTGGCCCGCGCCGCCAAGTGGTCGCCTTCGCTGCGTAA
The sequence above is drawn from the Candidatus Kouleothrix ribensis genome and encodes:
- a CDS encoding form I ribulose bisphosphate carboxylase large subunit; translation: MASSTNGAKKGRWSAGVAPYAEMGYYNADYEVKDTDILCAFRLVPQEGVDPVEASAAVAGESSTATWTVVWTDRLTAHEHYQAKCYRVDPVPGTDQYIAYIAYDLDLFEEGSIANLTSSIIGNVFGFKALKSLRLEDMRIPPHYTKTFQGPAHGIVMEREYLNKYGRPLLGATTKPKLGLSARNYGRVVYEALRGGLDFVKDDENINSQPFMRWRDRFLFCMEAVNKAAAATGEIKGHYLNVTAGTMEEMYERAEFAKELGSVIIMIDLTIGYTAIQSMAKWARKNGLILHLHRAGHSTYTRQKTHGVNFRVISKWMRMAGVDHIHAGTVVGKLEGDPNAIQGYYATLRENKLAANPVQGLYFEQDWASMPGVMPVASGGIHAGQMHQLLHLLGEDCVLQFGGGTIGHPDGIAEGATANRVAVEAMIQARNEGRDYLNEGPEILARAAKWSPSLRKALEVWKDITFDFTSTDVPDAVVTPTV